The proteins below come from a single Parazoarcus communis genomic window:
- a CDS encoding CTP synthase, whose product MTKYVFVTGGVVSSLGKGIAAASLGAILESRGIKVTHLKLDPYINVDPGTMSPFQHGEVFVTEDGAETDLDLGHYERFTSAKMGRRNNFTTGQIYESVIKKERRGEYLGKTVQVIPHITDEIKTYLKRGAEGADVAIVEVGGTVGDIESLPFLESIRQMGIEEGRNAACFIHLTLLPYIPTAGELKTKPTQHSVKELREIGIQPDILLCRADRPVPADERRKIALFCNVMPEAVIECLDADSIYKIPGMLHEQMLDEIVCHKLGILARAADLRVWNNLIRALENPKQSVDVAFVGKYVDLTESYKSLIEALNHAGMHTESKVNIHYLDSEDIERDGCAVLEKMDAILVPGGFGKRGTEGKIAAIRYARENKVPYLGICLGMQLAVVEFARDVAGMEGAHSTEFERDTAFPVIGLITEWKDRTGKLEKRSADSDLGGTMRLGGQVCQLGDGTLARQIYGAGEIMERHRHRYEVNNTLLAGLEEKGLIVSGRAPVTDLCEMVELPADVHPWFVGCQFHPEFTSNPRKGHPLFTAYVKAAIERKRSKN is encoded by the coding sequence ATGACTAAATACGTCTTCGTTACAGGCGGTGTCGTGTCCTCTTTGGGCAAAGGCATCGCAGCGGCTTCACTTGGTGCCATTCTCGAGTCCCGCGGCATCAAGGTTACCCACCTCAAGCTCGACCCCTACATCAACGTCGATCCGGGCACGATGAGCCCGTTTCAGCACGGTGAAGTCTTCGTGACCGAAGACGGTGCGGAGACCGACCTCGATCTCGGCCACTACGAGCGCTTTACCAGCGCCAAGATGGGGCGTCGCAACAACTTCACCACCGGGCAGATCTACGAGTCCGTGATCAAGAAGGAGCGTCGCGGTGAGTATCTGGGCAAGACCGTCCAGGTCATCCCGCACATTACCGACGAGATCAAGACCTATCTGAAGCGTGGCGCCGAGGGCGCAGACGTGGCGATCGTCGAAGTGGGCGGCACCGTGGGCGACATCGAGTCGCTGCCTTTCCTCGAGAGCATCCGCCAGATGGGCATCGAGGAAGGGCGCAATGCGGCCTGCTTCATCCACCTCACGCTGCTGCCCTACATCCCGACGGCGGGCGAGCTCAAGACCAAGCCGACGCAGCACTCGGTCAAGGAGCTGCGCGAGATCGGCATCCAGCCCGACATCCTGCTGTGCCGTGCCGACCGTCCGGTGCCGGCCGACGAACGCCGCAAGATCGCGCTGTTCTGTAACGTGATGCCGGAAGCCGTCATCGAGTGTCTCGACGCGGATTCGATCTACAAGATCCCGGGCATGCTGCACGAGCAGATGCTCGACGAGATCGTCTGCCACAAGCTCGGCATCCTGGCCCGTGCGGCCGATCTGCGCGTGTGGAACAACCTCATCCGCGCGCTCGAGAATCCGAAGCAGAGCGTCGACGTGGCCTTCGTTGGCAAGTACGTCGATCTCACGGAGTCGTACAAGTCGCTGATCGAGGCGCTGAACCACGCCGGCATGCACACCGAGTCCAAGGTGAACATCCACTACCTCGACTCCGAGGATATCGAGCGCGACGGTTGCGCTGTGCTCGAGAAGATGGACGCCATCCTGGTGCCCGGCGGCTTCGGCAAGCGCGGTACCGAGGGCAAGATTGCAGCCATTCGCTATGCTCGCGAGAACAAGGTGCCGTATCTGGGCATCTGTCTCGGCATGCAGCTGGCCGTGGTCGAGTTCGCACGTGACGTGGCCGGCATGGAAGGCGCACACTCAACCGAGTTCGAGCGCGATACCGCGTTCCCGGTGATCGGCCTGATCACCGAATGGAAGGATCGCACCGGCAAGCTCGAAAAGCGCAGTGCGGATTCAGACCTCGGCGGCACGATGCGCCTTGGCGGGCAGGTCTGCCAGCTCGGCGACGGTACCCTGGCACGCCAGATCTATGGCGCTGGCGAGATCATGGAGCGCCATCGTCACCGTTACGAAGTCAATAACACGCTGCTCGCCGGTCTCGAAGAGAAGGGCCTGATCGTTTCCGGTCGTGCGCCGGTCACCGATCTGTGCGAAATGGTCGAGCTGCCGGCGGACGTGCATCCGTGGTTCGTGGGCTGTCAGTTCCACCCCGAGTTCACCTCCAACCCGCGCAAGGGACACCCGCTGTTTACCGCCTACGTCAAGGCGGCGATCGAGCGCAAGCGTTCCAAGAACTGA
- the kdsA gene encoding 3-deoxy-8-phosphooctulonate synthase: protein MQLCGFDVGIDKPFFLIAGPCVIESRDMAFETAGALKEICAELGIPFIYKSSYDKANRSSGTSYRGMGMDKGLEILADVKKQLGVPVLTDVHAIEEVAAVAAAVDVLQTPAFLCRQTDFIHAVAASGKPVNIKKGQFLAPGDMKNVVDKAREANGGADTIMVCERGVSFGYNNLVSDMRSLAIMRETGCPVVFDATHSVQLPGGQGSVSGGQREFVPVLARAAVAVGVAGLFMESHPDPAKALSDGPNAWPLPKMKALLATLKQIDALVKAGPLLEQTL, encoded by the coding sequence ATGCAGCTTTGCGGATTTGACGTCGGTATCGACAAGCCTTTCTTCCTGATCGCCGGGCCGTGCGTGATCGAATCGCGGGACATGGCGTTCGAGACCGCCGGGGCGCTGAAGGAGATCTGCGCTGAACTCGGCATCCCCTTCATCTACAAGTCTTCCTACGACAAGGCCAACCGCAGCTCGGGCACGTCTTATCGTGGCATGGGCATGGACAAGGGGCTGGAGATCCTGGCCGACGTCAAGAAGCAGCTCGGCGTGCCGGTGCTCACCGATGTGCATGCGATCGAAGAGGTCGCCGCCGTGGCGGCCGCTGTCGATGTGCTGCAGACGCCTGCCTTCCTGTGCCGCCAGACCGACTTCATCCATGCGGTTGCCGCCTCGGGTAAGCCGGTCAACATCAAGAAGGGGCAGTTTCTGGCGCCGGGCGACATGAAGAACGTCGTCGACAAGGCGCGCGAAGCCAATGGCGGCGCGGACACCATCATGGTGTGCGAGCGCGGTGTGTCTTTCGGCTACAACAATCTCGTCTCCGACATGCGTTCGCTGGCGATCATGCGCGAAACCGGTTGCCCGGTCGTCTTCGATGCTACTCACTCGGTGCAGTTGCCGGGCGGGCAGGGCTCGGTGTCGGGCGGTCAGCGCGAGTTCGTGCCGGTGCTGGCGCGGGCGGCGGTTGCGGTTGGCGTGGCCGGCCTGTTCATGGAAAGCCATCCCGATCCGGCAAAAGCCTTGTCCGATGGCCCCAATGCATGGCCGCTGCCCAAGATGAAAGCCCTGCTGGCCACGCTCAAGCAGATCGATGCGCTGGTCAAGGCCGGCCCCTTGCTCGAACAGACACTCTGA
- the eno gene encoding phosphopyruvate hydratase has protein sequence MSAIVDVIAREILDSRGNPTVEADVLLESGVMGRAAVPSGASTGSREAIELRDGDKARYLGKGVLRAVENVNTEIAEAIIGLDAEEQAFIDRTLIELDGTENKGRLGANAMLAVSMAVAKAAAEEAGLPLYRYFGGASPMVMPVPMMNVINGGEHANNSLDIQECMIMPVSMTSFREALRCGAEIFHHLKKITDKKGYPTTVGDEGGFAPNVSGTEEALNLIQEAIIAAGYEPGRDVLLALDCAASEFYKDGKYELKGEGLSLTAEGFTDYLATLCDKFPIVSIEDAMAEGDWAGWKHLTERLGKKVQLVGDDLFVTNTRILAEGIEQGVANSILIKINQIGTLTETFAAVEMAKLAGYTAVISHRSGETDDSTIADIAVGLRAMQIKTGSLSRSDRISKYNQLLRIEEDLGDTASYPGTRAFYNLR, from the coding sequence ATGAGTGCAATCGTTGATGTGATCGCCCGCGAAATTCTGGACTCCCGTGGCAATCCCACCGTCGAAGCCGACGTGCTGCTCGAATCCGGCGTCATGGGCCGGGCTGCAGTGCCGTCCGGTGCGTCGACCGGCTCGCGTGAGGCCATCGAACTGCGTGACGGCGACAAGGCGCGCTACCTCGGCAAGGGCGTGCTGCGCGCGGTCGAGAACGTCAATACCGAGATCGCCGAAGCCATCATCGGCCTCGACGCCGAAGAGCAGGCCTTCATCGATCGCACCCTGATCGAGCTCGATGGTACCGAAAACAAGGGCCGCCTGGGCGCAAACGCCATGCTGGCAGTGTCGATGGCGGTGGCCAAGGCTGCGGCTGAAGAGGCCGGTCTGCCGCTGTACCGTTACTTCGGCGGTGCAAGCCCGATGGTGATGCCGGTGCCGATGATGAACGTCATCAACGGCGGCGAGCACGCCAACAACAGCCTGGACATCCAGGAATGCATGATCATGCCGGTGAGCATGACCAGCTTCCGCGAAGCCCTGCGCTGTGGCGCCGAGATCTTCCATCACCTGAAGAAGATCACCGACAAGAAGGGTTACCCGACGACCGTTGGCGACGAAGGTGGTTTTGCACCCAACGTGTCCGGCACCGAAGAAGCGCTCAACCTGATCCAGGAAGCCATCATCGCCGCCGGCTACGAGCCGGGTCGTGACGTGCTGCTCGCGCTCGACTGCGCTGCCTCGGAGTTCTACAAGGACGGTAAGTACGAGCTCAAGGGCGAAGGCCTGTCGCTGACCGCTGAAGGCTTTACCGACTACCTGGCAACGCTGTGCGACAAGTTCCCGATCGTGTCGATCGAGGACGCGATGGCCGAGGGTGACTGGGCTGGCTGGAAGCATCTGACCGAGCGTCTGGGCAAGAAAGTCCAGCTCGTGGGTGACGACCTGTTCGTGACCAACACCCGGATTCTTGCCGAAGGTATCGAGCAGGGCGTGGCCAACTCGATCCTGATCAAGATCAACCAGATCGGTACGCTGACCGAAACCTTTGCTGCCGTCGAGATGGCAAAGCTGGCGGGTTACACCGCAGTGATCTCGCACCGTTCGGGTGAAACCGACGACTCCACCATCGCCGATATCGCTGTCGGCCTGCGTGCGATGCAGATCAAGACCGGTTCGCTGTCGCGTTCGGACCGCATCTCCAAGTACAACCAGCTGCTGCGCATCGAGGAAGATCTCGGCGATACCGCCAGCTACCCGGGTACGCGCGCGTTCTACAATCTGCGCTGA
- the ftsB gene encoding cell division protein FtsB, with protein sequence MRWPVMILAVLVVVLQYPLWLGKGGWLRVWDVDRQLQAQRDENYRLEQRNASLEEEVRDLKSGNDAIEERARYELGLTREGEIFVQIPQKATNRPEPVQ encoded by the coding sequence ATGCGTTGGCCTGTAATGATTCTTGCCGTATTGGTCGTCGTGCTCCAGTACCCGCTCTGGCTGGGCAAGGGTGGGTGGCTGCGTGTGTGGGACGTTGACCGGCAGCTGCAGGCGCAGCGCGACGAGAACTACCGCCTCGAGCAGCGCAATGCCAGTCTCGAGGAAGAGGTGCGCGACCTCAAGTCGGGCAATGACGCCATCGAAGAGCGCGCGCGCTACGAACTTGGCTTGACGCGCGAGGGTGAGATCTTTGTGCAGATCCCCCAGAAAGCAACGAACCGGCCGGAGCCGGTTCAGTAA
- a CDS encoding cyclic nucleotide-binding/CBS domain-containing protein yields the protein MPMRKVGDVIRGQTVVTAARTLSVFEASKKMAQARVGAIMVVEGERLTGLFTERDALNRVLATGLDPTRTTLADVMTTTLQTIDAEQPLGHAMHLMFEGGFRHVPVVKGDRPIGMVSARDALGTEMIAFEQELEQRASITELL from the coding sequence ATGCCGATGAGAAAGGTGGGAGACGTAATTCGGGGCCAGACCGTCGTGACCGCAGCCAGGACGCTGAGCGTGTTCGAAGCCAGCAAGAAGATGGCGCAGGCACGGGTTGGCGCCATCATGGTCGTGGAGGGCGAACGCCTGACCGGGCTGTTCACCGAGCGCGACGCACTGAACAGAGTGCTGGCGACCGGACTGGACCCGACCCGAACGACGCTGGCCGATGTGATGACCACCACGCTGCAGACCATCGATGCCGAACAGCCACTCGGGCACGCCATGCACCTGATGTTTGAAGGGGGCTTCCGGCACGTCCCGGTGGTAAAGGGCGACCGCCCCATTGGCATGGTTTCGGCGCGTGACGCACTCGGAACCGAAATGATTGCGTTCGAACAGGAGCTTGAGCAGCGGGCATCGATCACCGAACTGCTGTAG
- a CDS encoding C40 family peptidase: protein MPNCPHTAHISAARGSQPALEACTSAPPSVGRTLSFTLALVLSVLAGCSTTPTSGPVSSLPQSAPQTPDRDYFALDNSAQTQELVLYALGLLDTGYRFGGRNPDAGLDCSGMVSYIVEQISGRKLPHNAASIADRTRPIDPAELRPGDLVFFNTQKKRHSHMGIYIGDGKFVHAPSSRGVVRVERLDNRYFAPRIDGARSLLESS, encoded by the coding sequence ATGCCGAATTGCCCCCATACCGCTCACATCAGCGCAGCACGCGGCTCTCAGCCAGCACTTGAAGCCTGCACGTCCGCCCCACCCTCTGTCGGGCGGACGCTTTCGTTCACGCTGGCACTTGTGCTTTCGGTGCTCGCCGGCTGCAGCACCACGCCGACATCCGGGCCGGTCTCATCCCTGCCGCAGTCCGCACCGCAAACGCCCGACCGCGATTACTTCGCACTCGACAACTCGGCGCAGACTCAGGAGCTGGTCCTCTACGCGCTCGGGCTGCTCGACACCGGCTACCGCTTTGGCGGTCGCAATCCCGACGCAGGCCTCGATTGCAGCGGCATGGTGAGCTACATCGTTGAGCAGATCAGTGGCCGCAAGCTCCCGCACAACGCCGCGAGCATTGCCGACCGAACCCGCCCCATCGACCCGGCCGAATTACGGCCCGGTGACCTGGTGTTCTTCAATACGCAGAAGAAGCGCCACTCGCACATGGGCATCTATATCGGCGACGGCAAGTTCGTCCATGCACCGTCGAGTCGTGGCGTGGTGCGGGTCGAGCGGCTCGACAACCGCTACTTTGCCCCGCGCATCGACGGCGCGCGCAGCCTGCTCGAAAGCAGCTGA
- a CDS encoding SIMPL domain-containing protein (The SIMPL domain is named for its presence in mouse protein SIMPL (signalling molecule that associates with mouse pelle-like kinase). Bacterial member BP26, from Brucella, was shown to assemble into a channel-like structure, while YggE from E. coli has been associated with resistance to oxidative stress.) — protein sequence MRTARPLIAALLAVTALTATAANNDTPPLRTVDLSAEASQAATNDLGIAQLYAEQSGPDAAVVARQVNRSIAAALETSRRYADIKTQSAGTSTWPVYAKGGGKIEAWRMRSEIRLESRNSAALSELVGNLQRELAVSQITLQPAPETRRKAADEATVDALRSFEQRATLIASTLGKRYRIHRLNVSESGYRPPVFAKMRGAAMMAEAAPAPIEGGESEVSVTVSGSIELLD from the coding sequence ATGCGTACTGCCCGCCCGCTGATTGCAGCCCTCCTCGCCGTGACCGCGCTGACCGCCACGGCTGCCAACAACGACACGCCGCCGCTGCGTACCGTGGATCTATCGGCCGAAGCCAGCCAGGCGGCCACCAACGACCTAGGCATCGCCCAGCTCTATGCCGAGCAGTCCGGCCCCGACGCGGCCGTCGTTGCACGCCAGGTCAATCGCAGTATCGCTGCTGCGCTGGAGACGAGTCGTCGCTACGCTGACATCAAGACCCAGTCGGCAGGCACCTCGACCTGGCCTGTATACGCCAAGGGCGGCGGCAAGATCGAAGCCTGGCGCATGCGCTCGGAGATCCGGCTCGAGAGCCGGAACAGTGCGGCCCTGTCCGAACTGGTCGGCAATCTGCAGCGCGAGCTCGCGGTCTCGCAGATCACGCTGCAGCCGGCGCCGGAAACGCGGCGAAAGGCGGCCGACGAGGCCACCGTCGACGCTTTGCGCAGTTTTGAACAGCGCGCCACGCTGATCGCCAGCACCCTGGGCAAGCGCTACCGGATTCATCGTCTTAATGTGTCGGAGTCTGGATATCGACCGCCTGTTTTCGCCAAGATGCGCGGGGCTGCGATGATGGCCGAAGCCGCCCCGGCGCCGATCGAGGGCGGCGAAAGCGAGGTATCCGTCACGGTAAGCGGCAGTATCGAACTGCTGGACTAG
- a CDS encoding DMT family transporter translates to MNRDRLVGVLLVALSATAFGAMAVFARYAYADGAGPVAVLFLRFLLAGSVLAVSMLITRRRWPRGRNLLVLAAMGGLFYVGQSLSFFTALNHAAAGLVALLLYLYPFLVTVLGAVLLRRRLTVARMCAVLLALVGTALTLGGHLSGEPLGIALGLLAALIYSVYFLIGSLVLDREDPIASATVVMLAAAIVFGGIAAAFPTPFPATLSGWLAVGAIAVVSTVVAMVSLFAGIRRLGAADAATLSTLEPVVTVLLAAVFLAEPLQANQLLGGAVILSAVIWLTRAEASPAADATAQAPQAAAEGSSGRSSAL, encoded by the coding sequence ATGAATCGCGATCGTCTCGTCGGTGTCCTGCTTGTCGCGCTGTCGGCCACCGCGTTTGGCGCCATGGCGGTCTTCGCCCGCTATGCCTACGCAGACGGTGCCGGGCCGGTCGCGGTGCTGTTTCTGCGTTTTCTGCTGGCCGGCAGCGTCCTGGCTGTGAGCATGCTCATTACTCGCCGGCGCTGGCCACGGGGGCGCAATCTGCTCGTGCTGGCGGCGATGGGCGGGCTGTTCTATGTGGGGCAGTCGTTGAGCTTCTTTACCGCGCTCAATCACGCTGCAGCCGGTCTCGTGGCGCTGCTGCTCTATCTGTATCCGTTTCTTGTCACGGTGCTCGGGGCCGTGCTGCTGCGGCGGCGCCTGACCGTCGCACGCATGTGTGCAGTGCTGCTTGCACTGGTCGGGACCGCGTTGACGCTGGGCGGCCACTTGTCGGGCGAACCGCTTGGTATCGCGCTGGGCTTGCTGGCGGCGCTGATCTATTCCGTCTACTTCCTGATCGGAAGTCTGGTGCTCGACCGCGAAGATCCGATCGCTTCCGCAACGGTCGTCATGCTTGCCGCCGCAATCGTCTTCGGCGGCATTGCCGCGGCGTTCCCGACACCCTTTCCGGCGACGCTTTCAGGCTGGCTGGCGGTTGGCGCGATCGCCGTGGTATCGACCGTCGTTGCCATGGTCAGCCTCTTTGCCGGCATACGTCGCCTGGGCGCTGCGGACGCAGCGACCCTGTCCACGCTCGAACCGGTGGTTACCGTGCTGCTTGCAGCGGTGTTTCTGGCGGAGCCGTTACAGGCAAATCAGCTGCTTGGCGGCGCCGTCATTCTTTCAGCGGTGATCTGGCTGACGCGCGCCGAAGCATCTCCTGCAGCGGATGCGACGGCGCAAGCGCCTCAAGCTGCGGCAGAGGGCTCTAGCGGGCGCAGCTCGGCCTTGTAG
- a CDS encoding gamma carbonic anhydrase family protein — MSIYALGDRTPRLGEGTWIAHNATVIGSVETGQNVNIWYNVVIRGDNDPIVIGDNTNIQDGSVLHNDDGVPLTIGANVTVGHMVMLHGCSIGDGSLIGINAVVLNNAVVGKDCIIGANALIPEGKVIPDRSLVVGSPGRVIRELSDADIAGLRANARHYVENAQLYKAELRPLEPSAAA; from the coding sequence ATGAGCATTTACGCCTTGGGCGATCGCACGCCCCGCCTGGGTGAAGGCACCTGGATCGCACACAACGCCACGGTAATCGGTTCGGTAGAGACCGGGCAGAATGTGAACATCTGGTACAACGTGGTCATCCGCGGTGACAACGACCCGATCGTGATCGGCGACAACACCAATATTCAGGACGGCTCCGTGCTTCACAATGATGACGGCGTGCCGCTGACAATTGGCGCCAACGTCACGGTTGGACACATGGTGATGCTGCATGGTTGCAGCATCGGCGACGGCAGCCTGATCGGCATCAACGCTGTGGTGCTGAACAACGCAGTCGTCGGCAAGGATTGCATCATCGGCGCCAACGCGCTGATTCCGGAAGGCAAGGTGATTCCGGACCGATCACTGGTCGTGGGTTCGCCCGGCCGCGTGATCCGTGAGCTGAGCGACGCCGATATCGCCGGCCTGCGCGCGAATGCCCGCCACTATGTAGAAAACGCGCAACTCTACAAGGCCGAGCTGCGCCCGCTAGAGCCCTCTGCCGCAGCTTGA